The following DNA comes from Picosynechococcus sp. PCC 7003.
ACATCCCCGCAGGAAAACACCGATTTTCAGGGCCAAGACACGATCCAAGCCCCAAGTTCTGTCAATCTCCGGGATTTTGTAAACTCGGCCCCGGCCCGGGATCTCAAGCTGCCCTAGTTTGCAGAAAATCACGCACAATTTGCAGGATTTGCGCGGAGCTAGTGCCGTCCCCAAAGGGATTGACGGCATTAGCCATTTGCTCATATTTTTCTTGATCTGTGAGCAGTAGTTGAGCGGCTTGGAAAATATTATCCTGGGCAGTGCCAATCAATTGGGCTGTGCCGGCGGCGATCGCCTCTGGGCGTTCGGTATTTTCCCGCAAAACCAACACTGGCTTACCCAAGCTCGGTGCCTCTTCCTGGAGCCCTCCGGAATCCGTGAGTACCAGGTAACTCCGCTGCATTGCCCCGACCAACTGGGGATAGTCTAGGGGTTCTGTGAGAAAAATTTGGGGATGTTGGCCCAGGATCTGTTGAATCGGCTCCCGGACAGTGGGATTTCGGTGCATGGGTAATAAAATCGCCACATCTGGAAATGTGGTCACAATTTTTAGCAAGCCTTGCAAAATGTCCTGGAGCGGTTCACCCCAATTTTCCCGACGGTGCACCGTAGACAGGATAACCCGTTGTTTTTCCCAATCTAAACCGGGAATCTCACAAGGAGGGTTAGCCGCCGCGACGGTTAAGAGAGCGTCAATCACCGTATTACCTGTACAATGGAGTCCCCCTAAAATGTCCGCCTTTTTCAAATTGGCGATCGCCTGGGTCGTCGGCGCAAAATGTAACTGGGCAATCTGAGAAATCAACCGTCGATTTGCTTCCTCTGGGAAAGGATTCATTAAATTATCCGTCCGCAAACCCGCTTCCACATGGCCCACCGGAATCTGCTGATAAAAAGCCGCCAAAGCCGCCGCAAAGGCTGTCGTCGTATCCCCTTGCACCAGGACTATATCCGGAGATAGCTCTTGGTAAATCGCTTGTAAACCCACCAAGCTCCGGCAAGTAATATCCGATAACGTTTGTCCCGGTTGCATAATTTCGAGGTCATCATCCGCCCGCAGATCAAACCACTGCATCACCTGATCCACCATTTCCCGGTGCTGCCCCGTCAAAATCACATGGGTTTTAAA
Coding sequences within:
- the wecB gene encoding non-hydrolyzing UDP-N-acetylglucosamine 2-epimerase, with product MPSVCITLGTRPEAIKLAPVIRQFRQQSDFKTHVILTGQHREMVDQVMQWFDLRADDDLEIMQPGQTLSDITCRSLVGLQAIYQELSPDIVLVQGDTTTAFAAALAAFYQQIPVGHVEAGLRTDNLMNPFPEEANRRLISQIAQLHFAPTTQAIANLKKADILGGLHCTGNTVIDALLTVAAANPPCEIPGLDWEKQRVILSTVHRRENWGEPLQDILQGLLKIVTTFPDVAILLPMHRNPTVREPIQQILGQHPQIFLTEPLDYPQLVGAMQRSYLVLTDSGGLQEEAPSLGKPVLVLRENTERPEAIAAGTAQLIGTAQDNIFQAAQLLLTDQEKYEQMANAVNPFGDGTSSAQILQIVRDFLQTRAA